CATAAAAGATTAGGTCCAAAAATGATTATTAGAAAATCGAAATTTGATCGGAGTAACATGTGCAACTACCATGATTATGGTCTGGATATATATTGGTGTGCTATAATGACAACTTAATACTGCCTTCTTTTCGATGAAAACTTAACGGTGGCTCACTTAATTGCAGGAAATTCATGATGGTTTGCTTTTGTCTACAGACGATGATGATTCTTTTGGAATCTTCTCTGTGAAATTTTCTACTGAAGGTCGGGAAGTTGTTGCCGGAAGTAGCGATGATGCAATCTATGTTTATGATCTTGAAGCAAACAAGCTCTCCCTTCGAATATCTGCTCACGATGTATGAATATTCTCATGATAGATGTGTGTGTCATAAATCTCTTCCTTGCGAAGCCGCTTTGTTTTTCTTTCAAAACTATTCTACTCTGTGtcgctcggactcttcaaaaatgtcaacaaGTGTGTGCCGGATTCTTccaaagtagtgcatttttgaaggatctgacacgGGTGCAGCATCATTTTTGGCGTGTCCGAGCAACATAGAATTTCTACTTCCCTTAGAATGCCACTTCTGGTACATTTGTTTGACAATTATGAAACTAATAAATATTCTTCGTGGGCTTGTTTTAATGTCATATTTAAAGACGTGCTCATTTTTCTTGGCAATCCAGTAACCTTTTTGTTATTAAAAAACATCTTCACGATACAAGGAGGTTTTGCCTCATCCCGTTTCATGACCTGGTATAGGATCCTCCTTGGCCCTTTTTACATCAAACTCTCGGCCGTCAAGAGGACTGATTCTGAAGAAGTAATCATTGTCATTGAGTCATAGTGAACACGTGTCTGCTTTGAAGTAAGTTATTATGATTTGTGAGTGTTGAGTTATTTGGCTTCGCTGGAAGAAGCGGTATAGCCGAACTAACCTTTCCTGAAGTTTTTCACTGAAAATATCACCAAGTAGATTTGATCGTTACATTTCTCAATAGCCTATTCAGTGAATGAATTGGTTAACATTATTTGTTCATTTCTAGTAAAGTATAGGCGCCTGAAAAATCTGCACTGTAAATTTCGATACATAACGCTTGTTGACGTAGTTTCCGATGGAGTGTGTCTATATATACGTCGGTCAAAAAATTCTCACATATATGTTTTTTGTCGATACACAAGATTTCAATAGTCTCTTTAACTTCCTGTTGACGAGCTGAATAATTTTCTGTTGCAGTCTGATGTCAATTCTGTATGTTTTGCTGATGAAAGTGGTCATCTCATTTATTCTGGAAGTGACGACAATCTGTGTAAGGTGATCATCATTCTATCTTGCTTTGGGAGAAGTGCTTACGAATCAAGGTCTCCTTTACTTGTTGAATTAACGACGAAATTACAAACCTAACGGGTAGTATTGGACTATGAAGCTTTGACAAGAGTCGTTATTCatacttctttttattattatatttgtaaacATTAGAAAACATTTGCACTTTCTCTCTTTTGTCGGGGACGGAAGAGATGGTTTGGGGTGTTGTGGAGTAATCATCGTGTCTTTGAGACCGAGTGATTTGCGGCTGAGGAACTGATGCTAAATCTCCTAGTATTCTGCTGATCGGTATCTTGATTCATTTTGTGTAACCTGTAACAGAATTAGCAGACCTCTTCATGATCCTCTTAAgctaagttgctcgaactctccaaaaatgttgccgcacccgtgtcggattgcATTACTTTTGAAGGATCGACACGTAcccgatgacatttttgaagagttcgagcaacatagctcTTAAGGATCAAATAATTTGAGTCTGGAGAAATTGATATATGTATGCTTCCACGATCTTCATTTCATGAGTTAAGGTCTCTTTTTTTTAACTAGTAACGAGGTCGTTGCTTTGTATAGGTATGGGATAGACGTTGCTTTAGGGCCAAAGAAAAGCCAGCAGGAGTCCTGATGGGACATCTAGAAGGCATTACTTTCCTTGATAGTCGAGGGGATGGTCGTTATTTCATTTCTAATAGTAAAGATCAGTCCATCAAGCTCTGGGATATCCGCAAAATGTCTCCTCATCCTGCTCGGTATGTTTATTCTCCGTCTATGCATCTCCTTTATGATTCCTCTCTCGAACTCCCAAGGTAGGGATAAGGTAAGGTCTGCGTATGCATTACCTTCCCGGACCCACTTCTTGTTGTTCCACTTGGTTACTTATTGATATAGTCTAAACACGACACATATACTATCTTGTTTTCAGCAATATATGGTTCAGGAATTATGAGTGGGACTATAGGTGGATGGACTACCCGCCTCAAGCTAGCAACGTGAAGCACCCTTACGATCAATCGATAGCCACTTATAAGGGTCATTCTGTCTTACGTACTCTAATTCGCTGCTACTTCTCCCCAGAATATAGGTCAGTGCTAAAAGTTATGAGGCATTGACTCTTCGCTTCTTGTCTACGACTATTTTCAACTACGCCTATTTTAACTTGATCACATATTTGGTCAATCTAGTGTAATACGTACTTAAATATTTCTCGTCTTATGTTTCACAGCACTGGGCAGAGATACATTTACACTGGATCCCATGACGGTTGCGTTTACATCTATGATTTGGTAAGTATGAGGCTATACATCAACGTGTTATCTCATTAGCCTTGTGTAGTGTCCTTTGTGAATTATACATTTCAAATATAGATCATAGATAAAGTAATTTCTTACGAGATCGCCACTTTCATTGTGGGGTGACGCAGGGATTGTATCATTTGAGCCGTTCTAGAATAGGATGATTTTTGGCCAAGCCTTAAccttgcaacaacaacaacatacctagtatagtCCTACGATAGGGTCTttggagggtagagtgtatgcagacttTACCCCTAGCTCAaaggtagaaaggttgtttccgatagaccctcggctcaaggaaTAACAGTCCAAAGTANNNNNNNNNNNNNNNNNNNNNNNNNNNNNNNNNNNNNNNNNNNNNNNNNNNNNNNNNNNNNNNNNNNNNNNNNNNNNNNNNNNNNNNNNNNNNNNNNNNNggttgtttccgatagaccctcggctcaaggaaTAACAGTCCAAAGTAATTTCTTACGAGATCGCTTCTTTCATTGTGGGGGTGACGGAGGGATTGGGTCATTCGAGCATTCTAGAATAGGATGATTTCTGGCCAAGCCTTAACCTTgcaacaacaacagcataccTAGTATAGTCCTACAGTAGGGTCCTTGGAGGGTAGAGCGTACAGACCTTACCCCTAGCTCAaaggtagaaaggttgtttccgatagaccctcggctcaaggaaTAACAGTCCAAAGTAATTTCTTACGAGATCGCTTCTTTCATTGTGTGGTGACGGAGGGATTGTATCATTTGAGCCGTTCTAGAATAGGATGGTTTCTGGCCAAGCCTTAAccttgcaacaacaacaacacacctaGTATAGTCCTACGGTAGGGTCTttggagggtagagtgtacacagacgtTACACCTAGCTCAAAGgtagaaaggttatttccgatagaccctcggttcAAGGAATAACTGTCCAAAGTTGTccagaaaaatgatattttactgtTACCTGTCATGTGCTGGgggtctatgggaaacaacctctcgactttatctgaggtagtggtatggactgcgtacactttaccctccccagaccccacaatatgttgttgttgtaggatATTTAGTGAAACTTGAGTGATTTTCTGGTTGGAAAGACTAGTTTGCGTGACCGAATCACCGAAATTTCTAAAGGATTCTTCTTATCGATACATGTTATGTAACAATACTCTCAGTTTTTAGGTAAGCGGAGCTCAAGTCACGAAACTGGAGCACCAGCGATCGACCATTAGAGAGAGCTCAaaggtagaaaggttgtttccgatagaccctcggctcaaggaaTAACAGTCCAAAGTAGTTTCTATGATATTCTAGGATATTTAGTGAAACTTGAGTCATTTTCTGGTTAGAAAGACCAGTTTGcgtctaagttgctcggactctccaaaaatgttgccgcacctgTGTCCGATCCATCGAAAATgtactacttttgaaggatccgacccGCACCCCATAATATTTTTGAAGTCCTAGCAACTTAGGTTTGCATGACCGAAATTTCTAAAGGATTCTTCTTATCGATACATGTTATGTAACGACGCTATCGGTTTCTAGGTAAGCGGAGCTCAGGTCACGAAACTGGAGCACCACCGATCGACCATTAGACATAGGTCAAAGATAGAaaagttgtttccgatagaccatcGGCTCAAGGAATAACAGTCCAAAGTAGTTTCTATGATATTCTAGGATATTTAGTGAAACTTGAGTCGTTTTCTGGTTAGAAATACCAGTTTGCGTcaaagttgctcggactctccaaaaaagtTGCCGAACCCGTGTCTGATCCCTCGAAAATgtactacttttgaaggatccaaccCACACCccatgacatttttgaagagtcttaGCAACTTAGGTTTGCATGTCCGAAATTTCTGAAGGATTCTCTTCTTATCGATACGTGTTATGTAACAATAATCTCAGTTTCTAGGTAAGCGGAGCTCAAGTCACGAAACTGGAGCACCACCGATCGACCGTTAGAGATAGCTCAaaggtagaaaggttgtttcctaTAGACCCTCGGCTCTAGGAATAACAGTCCAAAGTAGTCCAGAAAAACGATATTCTAGGATATTTAGCGAAACTTGAGTGATTTTCTGGTTAGAAAGACTTGTTTTCGGTGACCGAAAAGTTCTAAAGGACTCTACTTATCGATACGTGTTATGTACAGATAGCTCAAAGGTAgaaaaggttgtttccgatagaccctcggctcaaggaaTAACAGTCCAAACTAGTCCAGAAAAACGATATTCTAGGATATTTAGTGAAACTTGAGTCATTTTCTGGTTAGAAGGATTCTTCTTATCGATACGGGTTATGTAACGATGTTCTCGGTTTCTAGGTAAGCGGAGCGCAAGTGACAAAACTGGAGCACCACCGATCGACCGTTCGAGATTGTAGCTGGCACCCTAATTATCCAATGCTTGTTAGCTCTTCTTGGGATGGTGATGTTGTCAAATGGGAATTCCCTGGAAATGGAGAAGCACCACTTCCTCCAAAAAGGAAACAGCAGATCAGAAGAAGACATTTCTTTTAGACAGTATGTATAGCGGCTGCACGAGCGCGACTTTTAGGTGATAATGCGATCAACGTTTTGATTTACGTGTATCCCCGGACCCCACTTCGTGGGAATATACtgaggttgttgttgttgtcgttgttgttgtattgtacaTAAATAAAGGCAAAGATGTACTTTGTATTCATGATTTTACATCAGTATGTATAGCGACTGTGCGAGCGCGAATTTTAGCTGATAACGCGATCAACGTTTTGATTTACGTGTATCCTCGGACCCCACTTCGTGGGAATATACTGAGGTGGTTGTTGTTTTCGTCGTTGTTGTATTGTACATAAATAAAGGCAAAGATGAACTTT
The Capsicum annuum cultivar UCD-10X-F1 chromosome 6, UCD10Xv1.1, whole genome shotgun sequence DNA segment above includes these coding regions:
- the LOC107873706 gene encoding LEC14B protein; the encoded protein is MYFSFFRSESVEDMGYSLSKLEVETGLLDGSSSNHGVAGNVRRDRPSNYLDHEISQLTKLRSGPHESISRIVAGKTEVPVSTFKMLAAREANISGRGRFSKADCCHVLSKYLPVNGPWIVDQMATRAYVSQFSADGSLFIAAFQGSHIRVYNVERGWKVHKNIFAKSLRWTVTDTSLSPDQRHLVYATMSPIVHIVDVGSAATESFANITEIHDGLLLSTDDDDSFGIFSVKFSTEGREVVAGSSDDAIYVYDLEANKLSLRISAHDSDVNSVCFADESGHLIYSGSDDNLCKVWDRRCFRAKEKPAGVLMGHLEGITFLDSRGDGRYFISNSKDQSIKLWDIRKMSPHPARNIWFRNYEWDYRWMDYPPQASNVKHPYDQSIATYKGHSVLRTLIRCYFSPEYSTGQRYIYTGSHDGCVYIYDLVSGAQVTKLEHHRSTVRDCSWHPNYPMLVSSSWDGDVVKWEFPGNGEAPLPPKRKQQIRRRHFF